In Francisella hispaniensis FSC454, a genomic segment contains:
- a CDS encoding ArsR/SmtB family transcription factor, translating to MDLMQMKDNASKASSLLKAISHESRLLILCLLLRREMTVGELAEYSSLSQSAFSQHLSVLRNNSLVKCRKEAQNVYYSINDPSVTKILEALYSIYCGDKS from the coding sequence ATGGATTTAATGCAGATGAAAGATAATGCTAGTAAAGCTTCTTCATTATTAAAAGCAATATCTCATGAGTCAAGACTATTGATATTATGTTTGCTACTTAGACGAGAAATGACGGTAGGAGAGTTAGCAGAGTACTCTAGTTTGAGTCAATCGGCATTTTCTCAGCACTTATCAGTATTGAGAAATAATAGTCTGGTCAAATGTAGGAAAGAGGCGCAAAATGTATATTACAGTATCAACGATCCTTCGGTAACAAAAATATTAGAGGCTTTGTATAGCATATATTGTGGTGATAAAAGCTAA
- a CDS encoding MBL fold metallo-hydrolase produces the protein MLFRQLIDRDTYTYTYILGCEQTRQAVIIDSVRFNVNQYLKLLKELDLKLIYAIDTHVHADHVTAAGILRKETGCDIVIGGQSKAECATKKVFDGDILEFGNYQLKALYTPGHTDDSYCFTTENMLFTGDTLLIRGSGRTDFQNGDSYAAYDSIMNKLMTLPGSTIIYPGHDYNGITSSSVAEERQNNPRLKVKSPDEYAKLMADLKLPPPNYIDIAVPANLKCGMEE, from the coding sequence ATGTTATTCAGACAACTAATAGACAGAGATACTTATACATATACTTATATTCTAGGCTGTGAGCAGACAAGACAAGCAGTGATAATAGATTCTGTAAGATTTAATGTTAATCAGTATCTCAAGTTGCTAAAAGAGCTAGATCTTAAACTGATCTATGCAATAGACACTCATGTCCATGCTGATCATGTCACCGCAGCTGGAATTTTAAGAAAAGAGACTGGTTGTGATATCGTTATCGGAGGTCAAAGCAAAGCAGAGTGTGCAACCAAAAAAGTATTTGATGGTGATATCCTAGAATTTGGTAACTATCAACTAAAAGCTTTGTATACTCCAGGTCATACAGATGATTCATACTGTTTTACTACTGAAAATATGCTTTTCACAGGCGATACTTTATTGATAAGAGGATCTGGTAGAACTGATTTTCAAAATGGTGACTCATATGCAGCATATGATAGTATTATGAATAAGCTAATGACTTTACCAGGTAGTACAATTATTTATCCTGGTCATGATTATAATGGTATAACCAGTAGTAGTGTTGCCGAAGAAAGACAAAATAATCCAAGGTTAAAGGTTAAATCACCAGATGAGTACGCTAAGTTAATGGCTGATTTAAAGCTACCACCGCCAAACTATATAGATATTGCAGTTCCAGCAAATTTGAAATGTGGTATGGAAGAATAA
- a CDS encoding rhodanese-like domain-containing protein — MNKVEKISVKQFLDLQKKEKVKLIDIRTPAEHSRECIDCAENILVDDIYDADIKSDEVVVLHCQSGNRTNQAASKVVGLNAKKVYLLDGGINAWKQHKQPTQKNVKEPLPIMRQVQIIVGFLVLLGVVLSFTVSQYFAILSGFFGAGLLFAGLTGTCGLAVMLEFLPYNKRR, encoded by the coding sequence ATGAATAAAGTAGAAAAAATATCAGTAAAACAATTTCTTGATTTACAAAAAAAAGAGAAGGTTAAGCTAATAGATATTAGAACTCCTGCTGAGCATAGCAGAGAGTGTATTGATTGTGCTGAGAATATCCTTGTTGATGATATCTATGATGCTGATATTAAATCCGATGAAGTAGTGGTTCTTCACTGCCAATCTGGTAACAGAACAAATCAAGCAGCTAGTAAAGTTGTTGGCTTAAACGCTAAGAAAGTTTACTTGCTAGATGGTGGTATCAATGCTTGGAAACAGCATAAGCAACCAACACAAAAAAATGTTAAAGAGCCTCTACCTATCATGCGTCAAGTACAAATCATTGTTGGCTTTTTAGTACTTTTAGGTGTGGTGCTTTCGTTTACAGTATCACAATATTTTGCAATTTTAAGTGGCTTCTTTGGTGCTGGACTTTTATTTGCAGGCTTGACTGGGACTTGTGGTTTGGCAGTGATGTTAGAGTTTTTACCATACAATAAAAGAAGATAA
- a CDS encoding FAD-dependent oxidoreductase has product MTKKYLIIGGVAAGASAAARLRRLDESAEIIMFEKGPHVSFSNCGLPYHLGGYIEPAEKLILMTPEKFDKQYNIDARTNSEVIAIDRINKLVTVINCHSGEKYSESYDKLILAVGAKPIVPPFRGLETIEHFILRNVVDVKKIHQAVFDKQKPVKDITVIGAGFIGVEVAENLKERGFNVTIIEMANQIMRPFDYEMAKFLEKELLDNGVKLLLGERVVGFESDKVLLESGKEIKTDLAILAIGVAPDTNFLKEVGINLAKTGHIIVNDNYQTSDENIYAAGDAILVKNALTAQDFNLPLAGPANKQGRLIADHINGHKVVNKGYIGSSIIQIFNYTGAATGLNEAWIKFHNLDIDYEVAYTAPFDRVSIMPNAVNVFTKILFEKNTGKLLGAQVIGRGIVDKRADVFATAIKAGMTVEDLQDLELCYAPPYSTGKDIVNHTGYVANNLLKGDFKQVAFTQVEELLAQNAQIIDVREINETRRGMLKNAKNIPLSEIRTRLAEIDKNKPVYVHCQTGQRSYNVVLLLQQHGYDAYNIAGGYIMILDYYDTIERMTGKKIL; this is encoded by the coding sequence ATGACTAAGAAATATCTAATTATCGGAGGGGTTGCTGCAGGAGCTTCTGCTGCTGCAAGACTAAGAAGGCTAGATGAGTCAGCTGAGATTATCATGTTTGAAAAAGGTCCACATGTATCATTCTCAAACTGCGGTTTACCATATCATCTTGGTGGTTATATCGAGCCAGCTGAAAAGCTGATTTTGATGACTCCAGAGAAGTTTGATAAACAATATAATATCGATGCACGTACAAACTCTGAAGTTATAGCTATTGATAGGATAAATAAGCTCGTAACAGTCATAAATTGCCATAGTGGTGAGAAATATAGCGAGAGTTATGATAAGTTAATCTTGGCTGTAGGAGCTAAGCCGATAGTGCCACCTTTTAGAGGACTTGAGACGATTGAGCACTTTATCCTAAGAAATGTTGTCGATGTCAAAAAGATTCATCAAGCAGTTTTTGATAAACAAAAACCTGTCAAAGATATAACAGTAATTGGCGCTGGCTTTATTGGAGTTGAGGTTGCAGAAAATCTCAAAGAAAGAGGATTTAATGTAACTATAATCGAGATGGCTAATCAGATTATGCGCCCTTTTGATTATGAGATGGCAAAATTCTTAGAGAAAGAGCTACTAGATAATGGTGTTAAGCTATTACTTGGTGAAAGAGTTGTGGGCTTTGAATCTGATAAGGTCTTACTTGAGTCAGGTAAAGAGATAAAAACAGATTTGGCTATTTTAGCTATAGGAGTTGCACCAGATACTAACTTCCTAAAAGAAGTAGGTATCAATCTAGCAAAAACTGGTCATATTATTGTCAATGATAACTATCAAACATCTGATGAAAATATCTATGCCGCAGGTGATGCTATTTTGGTTAAAAATGCTCTAACCGCCCAAGATTTCAACTTGCCTTTGGCAGGTCCAGCTAACAAACAAGGTCGTCTGATAGCTGATCACATCAATGGTCATAAGGTGGTAAATAAAGGCTATATTGGCTCATCTATTATTCAAATATTTAATTATACTGGCGCTGCAACAGGTCTAAACGAGGCTTGGATTAAGTTTCATAATTTAGATATTGATTATGAAGTTGCCTATACTGCACCGTTTGATAGGGTTAGTATCATGCCAAATGCGGTAAATGTCTTTACAAAGATATTATTTGAGAAAAATACCGGTAAGCTGCTAGGAGCTCAAGTTATAGGTAGAGGAATTGTTGATAAAAGAGCAGATGTATTTGCTACAGCTATCAAAGCAGGGATGACGGTTGAGGATTTACAAGACCTTGAACTATGCTATGCACCACCATATTCAACTGGTAAAGACATAGTCAATCATACAGGCTATGTTGCCAATAACTTGCTTAAAGGTGATTTTAAGCAAGTTGCTTTTACCCAAGTTGAAGAATTATTAGCACAAAATGCACAAATTATCGATGTAAGAGAGATTAACGAAACTCGTCGAGGTATGCTCAAAAATGCAAAAAATATACCGTTGTCTGAAATAAGAACTAGACTAGCAGAAATTGATAAAAATAAGCCTGTATATGTGCATTGCCAAACAGGGCAAAGATCATATAATGTCGTTTTGCTGTTACAGCAACATGGCTATGATGCTTATAATATTGCTGGTGGATATATTATGATCTTAGATTATTATGATACTATTGAACGTATGACAGGCAAAAAAATCCTTTAA